In the genome of Taurinivorans muris, one region contains:
- a CDS encoding carbon starvation protein A: MPGYVYFLLACAALLVGYLVYGKIVAKIFGEDDNRVTPAISMADGVDYVPMSPIKIWLIQLLNIAGIGPIFGPILGALYGPTALLWIVIGSIFAGATHDYFSGMLSIRYKGTNVPNIVGYNLGNVFKRIMQLFAVILLLLVGVVFMTSPAMLLKNLTSIDMNVWLIIIFVYYLLATILPIDKIIGRLYPIFGAVLLIMAIGMTVMLFVKGYDFYPAAEMTNQFPGDNPLPIYPLIFVTIACGALSGFHATQSPLMSRCLTKESYGRPIFYGAMIGEGFIALIWATVGMTFYQSPAELQAALASGGPANVVNQSALSLMGSIGGILAVLGVIVLPITSGDTAFRAARLTIAEVFNFNQTPSKNRLSIAIPLFIVGAILTQVDFNVIWRYFGWSNQTLACIMLWAGAAYLYRKGRFHWIASIPATFMTSVVVCYICMDKNLGFGIDYTISVYIGIAGALIAIGSFLAFANKNIEGAPTDD; the protein is encoded by the coding sequence ATGCCAGGTTATGTTTACTTTTTACTCGCTTGTGCAGCATTGTTGGTAGGGTATCTGGTTTACGGTAAAATCGTCGCCAAAATTTTCGGCGAGGACGATAACCGTGTAACTCCTGCGATTTCAATGGCTGACGGCGTTGACTATGTTCCGATGTCACCAATTAAGATTTGGCTTATCCAACTTTTGAACATTGCCGGAATTGGACCTATTTTCGGACCTATCCTCGGTGCATTGTACGGTCCGACTGCATTATTGTGGATTGTTATCGGCAGCATTTTCGCCGGTGCCACCCATGACTACTTCTCAGGCATGCTTTCCATCCGTTACAAAGGAACGAACGTTCCAAACATTGTCGGCTATAACTTAGGCAATGTGTTCAAACGTATCATGCAGTTATTCGCGGTCATCCTTCTTTTGCTTGTCGGCGTCGTATTCATGACTTCACCAGCCATGCTTCTTAAAAACCTCACAAGCATCGACATGAATGTTTGGCTTATCATCATTTTTGTATACTATCTTCTTGCAACCATTTTGCCTATCGATAAGATCATCGGCCGCTTATATCCCATTTTCGGCGCTGTTTTGCTTATCATGGCGATTGGCATGACTGTCATGCTTTTTGTGAAAGGCTATGATTTCTATCCTGCGGCGGAAATGACAAACCAATTCCCCGGAGACAATCCTCTTCCGATTTATCCGCTTATCTTCGTTACCATTGCCTGCGGCGCTCTTTCCGGCTTCCACGCAACCCAATCTCCGCTCATGTCCCGCTGCCTTACAAAAGAAAGCTACGGACGTCCTATTTTCTATGGCGCGATGATCGGCGAAGGCTTCATCGCTCTTATTTGGGCGACTGTCGGCATGACGTTCTATCAAAGCCCTGCCGAATTGCAAGCGGCTCTTGCCAGCGGCGGTCCCGCAAACGTTGTCAACCAATCAGCTCTTAGCCTCATGGGTTCAATCGGCGGTATTTTAGCTGTTCTTGGCGTTATTGTTCTTCCCATCACCTCCGGCGACACCGCTTTCCGTGCAGCCCGCCTCACCATTGCGGAAGTATTCAACTTCAACCAAACACCTTCCAAAAACCGTCTTTCCATCGCCATTCCGCTCTTCATTGTCGGCGCTATCCTTACACAAGTCGACTTCAACGTTATCTGGCGTTATTTCGGCTGGTCAAACCAAACCTTGGCATGTATCATGCTTTGGGCGGGTGCGGCTTACCTTTACCGCAAGGGTCGTTTCCACTGGATTGCAAGCATTCCTGCGACCTTTATGACTTCCGTCGTAGTCTGTTACATCTGCATGGACAAAAACTTAGGTTTCGGTATTGATTATACCATTTCCGTATACATCGGCATTGCGGGCGCCCTTATCGCCATCGGTTCTTTCCTTGCTTTTGCAAACAAGAATATCGAGGGTGCTCCGACAGACGACTAA
- a CDS encoding KH domain-containing protein: MQKELVEFITKSLVDNPDSVKVREIEGEQTSVLELTVAKEDLGKVIGKQGRTARAIRTLLGAVSAKTRKRVVLEILE; encoded by the coding sequence ATGCAAAAAGAACTCGTTGAATTTATCACCAAATCTCTTGTTGACAATCCTGATTCTGTGAAAGTTCGTGAAATCGAAGGAGAACAAACTTCCGTGCTTGAGCTTACCGTCGCAAAAGAAGACTTAGGAAAAGTCATCGGCAAGCAGGGACGCACGGCTCGCGCCATCCGCACCTTGCTCGGCGCTGTGTCAGCAAAAACCCGCAAACGTGTTGTTTTAGAAATTTTAGAATAA
- the sstT gene encoding serine/threonine transporter SstT produces the protein MSLQNAGFFGSALNWYMKSSLILLICIGMVLGVFLGVVAPSYAGSFSLLGDLFVGALKAIAPVLVFTLVCASVTNHEKGTETKIKPLIVLYLVSTFAAALIAVIASFMFPTTLQLQAAEAGEAVQTVSQVLKNLVVQVVTNPITALSQANYISLIFWAVAFGFGFQHCSDTTKKFIIDLGHTVSDVVRMIVRCAPFGIFGLVYTVVGEFGIDVLVGYVRVLAVLLGSMFFVAFIVNPIIVYAKLRQNPYPLIWFCIKNSGVTAFFTRSSAANIPVNMDLCRRLSLPESTYSISIPLGATINMAGAAITITVLTLAAATTLGIQVNLLDALLLSVVASLCACGASGIAGGSLMLIPLACSLFGISNDIAFQVVGVGFIIGVLQDSTETALNSSTDVVLTATAVLTPLDDVTARVHAAVEN, from the coding sequence ATGAGTTTACAAAACGCTGGCTTTTTTGGTTCAGCTTTAAATTGGTACATGAAATCATCTTTAATCCTGCTTATTTGTATCGGTATGGTTTTAGGTGTGTTTTTGGGCGTTGTTGCTCCAAGTTATGCGGGCAGTTTTTCCCTTTTGGGCGATTTGTTTGTCGGGGCGCTGAAAGCTATTGCTCCGGTCCTTGTTTTCACTCTTGTCTGTGCTTCCGTGACAAACCATGAAAAAGGGACTGAAACAAAAATCAAACCTTTGATTGTTTTGTATTTGGTAAGCACCTTTGCCGCAGCCCTTATCGCTGTCATTGCAAGTTTCATGTTTCCGACCACGTTGCAATTGCAAGCTGCCGAAGCCGGCGAAGCCGTGCAGACTGTCAGCCAAGTCTTGAAAAACTTGGTTGTGCAGGTTGTTACGAACCCGATTACGGCTCTTTCCCAAGCAAACTACATCTCCCTCATCTTTTGGGCTGTCGCTTTTGGTTTCGGTTTCCAGCATTGTTCCGATACAACCAAAAAATTCATTATTGATTTGGGACATACCGTTTCCGATGTCGTAAGAATGATTGTGCGCTGCGCTCCTTTCGGTATTTTCGGTCTTGTATATACTGTTGTCGGTGAATTTGGCATTGACGTTCTTGTCGGCTACGTGCGGGTTTTGGCAGTGCTTCTCGGTTCAATGTTCTTTGTGGCTTTTATCGTCAATCCGATTATCGTATACGCAAAACTCCGTCAAAACCCATATCCCCTTATTTGGTTCTGCATTAAAAACAGCGGGGTGACGGCATTCTTCACCCGTTCTTCCGCCGCCAACATTCCTGTGAATATGGATTTGTGCCGCCGTCTGAGCTTGCCTGAATCTACTTACTCCATTTCCATTCCTCTAGGCGCTACTATCAATATGGCGGGCGCCGCAATCACCATTACCGTGCTTACCTTGGCTGCCGCTACCACGCTCGGTATCCAAGTAAATCTATTAGACGCATTGTTATTGAGCGTTGTCGCTTCTTTGTGCGCTTGCGGGGCGTCAGGCATTGCAGGCGGTTCCTTGATGCTTATTCCTTTGGCTTGCAGCCTTTTCGGCATCAGCAACGATATTGCTTTCCAAGTTGTCGGCGTAGGCTTTATCATCGGTGTTCTTCAAGACTCCACGGAAACCGCGCTGAATAGTTCAACCGACGTCGTATTGACTGCCACGGCGGTATTGACGCCTCTTGATGATGTGACAGCCCGTGTCCATGCCGCAGTTGAAAATTAA
- the uvrC gene encoding excinuclease ABC subunit UvrC, whose amino-acid sequence MERPNAIPTSPGVYLYKDKGGRIIYVGKARNLKKRVLSYFRPDEQLTAKTRAMMSHAVSVEFLTTSTEKEALLLEASLIKKHRPHYNIVLRDDKQYILFRIAVKNAYPRLEVVRKVKKDGAHYFGPFTSSQAARETWKALHSVFPLRRCNDRAMKNRVRPCLYHHIGLCLAPCSGEVRQETYFEIIQKVELLLSGKSRELLEMITRKMEEASENLEFEEAAKLRDQKFAIEKTVEKQGVVFHNGTDMDVMGLCSRGDGLALAVLFVRGGQVIDKAAFFWAGLVMEDANELLLGFLTQFYSQDKDIPPRIVLPWALTAEKEESVESPALIGALGADYALQEHEEDLESIAAMLSEWRGANVRIVAARTKDDEKLVEIAKTNARETVYKRSDLGMDERLAALFKVQEPIRRIECVDVSHTSGTATKVGLVVYQDGKPHKADYRVWNMENTNGDDYLALSQWAKRRAEHGAPWPHLLLIDGGRGQVNSVHASFQEFFSAVHVRDSQSFDLEEGRLPFVLAGIAKARDEQGHADRRAGNLADRIFLPDRTNPLPFKEGSSELLFLQSIRDATHDFAIGRHRQARNKQGLDAQLLHLPHVGQETAKLLWQHFKSIEEMKKAGVEELMKLPKVGRKKALQLRDSLQKL is encoded by the coding sequence ATGGAAAGACCGAATGCAATCCCGACAAGCCCCGGTGTTTATCTGTATAAGGATAAAGGCGGAAGAATCATTTATGTTGGCAAAGCGCGTAATTTAAAAAAACGTGTTCTTTCTTATTTCCGTCCCGACGAGCAGTTGACCGCAAAAACAAGAGCCATGATGAGCCATGCCGTTTCCGTTGAATTTTTAACCACGAGCACGGAAAAAGAAGCATTGCTCTTGGAAGCGAGCCTTATAAAAAAGCACAGACCGCATTACAATATTGTTTTGCGTGATGACAAGCAGTATATTTTATTCAGAATTGCGGTAAAAAACGCTTATCCGCGTTTGGAGGTGGTGCGGAAGGTGAAAAAGGACGGTGCGCATTATTTCGGACCGTTCACTTCTTCGCAGGCTGCGCGGGAAACGTGGAAAGCCCTCCATTCTGTTTTTCCTTTGCGCCGCTGTAACGACAGGGCTATGAAAAACAGGGTGCGTCCTTGTCTTTATCATCATATCGGGCTTTGTTTGGCTCCTTGTTCCGGAGAGGTGCGCCAAGAAACGTATTTTGAAATCATTCAGAAAGTCGAATTGCTTTTATCAGGGAAATCACGTGAACTTCTTGAAATGATCACCCGAAAAATGGAAGAAGCGTCGGAAAATTTGGAATTTGAAGAGGCTGCGAAACTTCGTGACCAAAAATTTGCCATAGAGAAAACCGTCGAGAAGCAAGGGGTTGTTTTTCATAACGGGACGGATATGGACGTTATGGGGCTTTGTTCGCGCGGGGACGGCTTGGCTCTTGCCGTGCTTTTTGTACGCGGCGGGCAAGTGATTGATAAGGCGGCTTTTTTTTGGGCGGGGCTTGTCATGGAAGATGCGAACGAGCTTTTGCTCGGATTTTTAACGCAGTTTTATTCACAGGATAAGGATATTCCGCCCCGCATCGTTTTGCCTTGGGCTTTGACGGCGGAAAAAGAAGAAAGCGTGGAAAGTCCGGCTCTTATCGGGGCGTTAGGGGCTGATTACGCTTTGCAGGAACATGAGGAAGATTTGGAAAGCATTGCCGCAATGCTCAGCGAATGGCGAGGGGCGAACGTGCGGATTGTGGCGGCACGGACCAAGGATGATGAAAAGCTTGTGGAAATAGCCAAAACCAATGCGCGGGAAACTGTTTATAAACGTTCCGATTTAGGTATGGACGAACGTTTGGCGGCTCTTTTTAAAGTGCAGGAGCCTATCCGCAGAATCGAATGCGTCGATGTTTCCCATACTTCCGGAACAGCGACAAAAGTCGGGCTGGTTGTCTATCAGGACGGAAAGCCGCATAAAGCCGATTACCGCGTTTGGAATATGGAAAATACCAACGGGGACGATTATTTGGCTTTGTCGCAATGGGCGAAACGCAGAGCGGAACACGGCGCGCCGTGGCCGCATTTATTGCTTATTGACGGCGGACGCGGACAGGTGAACAGCGTGCATGCGAGTTTTCAGGAATTTTTCAGTGCGGTGCATGTTCGTGATTCCCAAAGTTTTGATTTGGAAGAGGGGCGTTTGCCTTTTGTGCTTGCAGGCATTGCCAAAGCCCGTGATGAACAGGGGCATGCGGACAGGAGGGCAGGCAATTTGGCGGACAGGATTTTCCTGCCTGACAGGACAAATCCTTTGCCTTTTAAAGAAGGGAGTTCCGAACTCTTGTTTTTGCAGTCCATTCGTGACGCCACCCATGATTTTGCCATAGGCAGGCATAGGCAGGCGCGCAACAAGCAGGGACTGGACGCGCAGCTTTTGCATTTGCCCCATGTGGGACAAGAAACGGCAAAGCTTTTGTGGCAGCATTTTAAAAGTATTGAAGAAATGAAAAAAGCCGGTGTTGAGGAGCTAATGAAGCTGCCGAAAGTGGGAAGAAAAAAAGCTTTACAGCTTCGCGACAGCCTGCAAAAATTATAA
- the rimM gene encoding ribosome maturation factor RimM (Essential for efficient processing of 16S rRNA), giving the protein MPADRSLIVIGKITRPHGIRGELCVQYYAESYDYFDKNQVLLKIGKIPPKACVIKTYKEQGNMLILKIEGINSRTDAESYRNYELVITEQSLTDADLQALNEQEETETAPYLHQIIGCTAFVGNTPLGIIDEISFPAGQEIWFIHHEEQEILFPAVSNFIERYDLENNAVYLCPPPGLLEIYLEQPDKEKTVKRQPGTQTKNASQKDKVSIPQPPSRS; this is encoded by the coding sequence ATGCCTGCCGACCGTTCCCTTATCGTTATAGGCAAAATCACAAGGCCTCATGGAATCCGCGGCGAACTTTGCGTTCAGTATTATGCGGAATCCTATGATTATTTTGATAAAAATCAGGTGCTTCTCAAAATCGGGAAAATACCGCCCAAAGCTTGTGTCATAAAAACCTATAAGGAACAAGGGAATATGCTTATTCTTAAAATTGAAGGCATAAACTCAAGGACGGACGCTGAATCATATCGCAACTACGAACTCGTTATTACTGAACAATCTCTCACTGATGCCGATTTGCAGGCCTTAAACGAACAAGAAGAAACGGAAACCGCTCCCTATCTTCATCAAATCATAGGCTGCACAGCTTTTGTCGGAAATACCCCCCTAGGTATTATTGATGAAATTTCATTTCCAGCAGGGCAAGAAATTTGGTTCATTCATCATGAAGAACAAGAAATTCTCTTCCCTGCTGTTTCAAATTTTATTGAACGCTACGATTTGGAAAACAACGCCGTTTATCTTTGCCCCCCGCCAGGATTGTTGGAAATCTATTTGGAACAGCCGGATAAGGAAAAAACGGTGAAGCGGCAGCCCGGCACGCAAACGAAAAACGCTTCCCAAAAAGACAAGGTTTCAATTCCTCAACCCCCTTCCCGTTCATAA
- a CDS encoding flavodoxin family protein, producing MKILMINGSPRRTGNTALALQALEKKLQADHEVELLQSYSMTVTPCLACLECKKNDGFCVQRDDTNTMLQKINDAECIVFGTPVFWIGMSGQLKLFIDKFVARQNIFKQKPKKTVSVVVGGSGPKTRQYELIAEQFSSISNFLCWNHICSASFSAFGIGDIIKCPDFETKIQEIVTAINQ from the coding sequence ATGAAAATTTTAATGATAAATGGTAGTCCCCGCCGCACAGGCAACACCGCATTAGCCTTGCAAGCGCTTGAAAAAAAACTCCAAGCGGATCATGAAGTGGAATTACTGCAATCCTATTCCATGACGGTAACGCCTTGTCTTGCCTGTCTTGAATGTAAAAAAAATGATGGTTTTTGCGTTCAAAGGGATGATACCAATACTATGCTCCAAAAAATCAACGACGCTGAATGCATTGTTTTTGGCACTCCGGTATTTTGGATAGGAATGTCAGGGCAGCTGAAACTGTTCATTGACAAATTTGTTGCCCGTCAAAACATTTTTAAACAAAAACCGAAGAAGACAGTCAGCGTGGTTGTCGGAGGCAGCGGACCTAAAACACGCCAATACGAACTTATTGCAGAACAATTTTCTAGCATCAGCAATTTCTTATGTTGGAACCATATCTGCTCCGCGTCTTTTTCCGCTTTTGGAATAGGCGATATCATCAAATGTCCGGATTTTGAAACTAAAATACAAGAAATTGTCACCGCTATCAATCAATAA
- the purE gene encoding 5-(carboxyamino)imidazole ribonucleotide mutase — MVQVGILMGSASDENTISPCVEVLKKLGISYRFTVSSAHRTPLRTEKIVDELEKQGCQVFICAAGMAAHLAGAVAARTIKPVIGIPLTGSSLNGLDSLLATVQMPAGFPVGTVALDKAGAKNAGYMAAQIIALHDPEVAEALLKERQYFIDTVEKTAKEIEEKYR; from the coding sequence ATGGTTCAAGTCGGTATTTTAATGGGTTCCGCTTCTGATGAAAACACGATCAGTCCTTGCGTTGAAGTATTGAAAAAACTCGGTATCAGTTACCGTTTTACGGTTTCCTCCGCACACCGCACACCGCTCCGCACGGAGAAAATCGTTGACGAACTGGAAAAACAAGGCTGTCAGGTTTTCATCTGCGCAGCCGGAATGGCTGCCCACCTTGCAGGAGCTGTTGCCGCCCGCACCATTAAGCCTGTTATCGGAATACCTTTGACAGGTTCTTCCCTGAACGGGCTTGATTCCCTTTTGGCAACAGTGCAAATGCCCGCGGGATTTCCGGTCGGAACAGTGGCGCTGGACAAGGCGGGAGCAAAAAATGCCGGCTATATGGCGGCGCAGATTATCGCTCTTCACGACCCCGAAGTTGCGGAAGCGCTTTTGAAAGAACGACAGTATTTCATTGATACCGTTGAAAAAACAGCCAAAGAGATTGAAGAAAAATATCGATAA
- the trmD gene encoding tRNA (guanosine(37)-N1)-methyltransferase TrmD produces the protein MQYHIVTLFPEWFSSPLHTALFAKAEQTGIVGVDFYNPRDYTRNKHNKVDDSPYGGGPGMVLAVQPILDAIRAIPQKGRLIALTPAGEPLTQKLAEELSKEEHLTLICGRYEGFDERLYELLPIRRISIGEAVLNGGEVAALALIEATARLQDGYMGKNESGTEESYAQNLLEYPHFTRPEDFMDLEVPEVLQKGNHKEISSWRREQSLAMTYRYRPDLLAKAQLSEQDRMFLKTMHKRSFAKNIHIALVHHPVLLKNNTAGTSSVTNLDIHDISRIACTYGISSLQIVTPVQDQKVLVEELITHWTQGDGAKTNPDRAKALALAHLAGNLEEACQNVERISGIRPILIGTSAKAEKDKKGREKRLAVPFPQVAELAKENCLLLVFGTSHGLAPEALEQCGCLLPPLRYMGEYNHLPVRSACAIILDRLLGDCN, from the coding sequence ATGCAGTACCATATTGTCACCCTTTTTCCCGAATGGTTTTCCTCCCCTCTTCACACCGCCCTTTTCGCCAAAGCCGAACAAACGGGAATTGTCGGTGTCGATTTTTACAATCCCCGCGATTATACCCGAAACAAACACAACAAAGTCGATGACAGCCCCTATGGAGGAGGTCCCGGCATGGTGCTTGCGGTCCAGCCCATTTTAGACGCTATCCGCGCCATTCCCCAAAAAGGACGCCTTATCGCCCTTACTCCGGCAGGAGAACCCCTTACCCAAAAACTGGCTGAAGAACTTTCCAAAGAAGAACATCTGACCTTGATTTGCGGACGCTATGAAGGGTTTGATGAACGGCTTTACGAGCTTTTGCCCATACGGCGCATAAGCATCGGCGAAGCTGTTTTAAACGGCGGAGAAGTGGCGGCTCTCGCCCTTATCGAAGCGACAGCACGTCTGCAAGACGGTTATATGGGAAAAAACGAATCGGGCACAGAAGAAAGTTACGCGCAAAACCTTTTGGAATATCCCCATTTCACACGCCCGGAAGATTTTATGGACTTGGAAGTTCCGGAAGTTCTGCAAAAAGGCAATCATAAGGAAATCAGCTCTTGGCGGCGCGAACAATCCCTCGCCATGACATACAGGTACAGACCCGACCTTCTGGCGAAGGCGCAGCTTTCCGAACAGGACAGAATGTTTCTCAAAACAATGCATAAACGCTCTTTCGCCAAAAACATCCATATCGCCCTTGTTCATCACCCCGTATTATTGAAAAACAATACGGCGGGAACAAGTTCCGTCACAAATCTTGATATTCATGACATATCGAGAATCGCCTGCACCTATGGAATTTCTTCCCTGCAAATCGTCACCCCTGTCCAAGACCAAAAAGTTCTTGTCGAAGAATTGATTACGCACTGGACGCAAGGGGACGGAGCAAAAACAAACCCGGACAGGGCGAAAGCCTTGGCGCTTGCGCACCTTGCCGGCAATTTGGAAGAAGCATGCCAAAATGTCGAACGTATTTCAGGCATAAGACCTATTTTAATCGGCACAAGCGCCAAAGCCGAAAAAGACAAAAAAGGGCGTGAAAAACGGCTTGCGGTTCCTTTTCCGCAAGTCGCCGAACTGGCAAAGGAAAATTGCCTTTTGCTCGTTTTCGGAACAAGCCACGGATTGGCGCCCGAAGCGCTGGAGCAATGCGGCTGTTTGCTTCCTCCCCTCCGCTATATGGGAGAATATAACCATTTGCCTGTGCGGTCCGCCTGCGCAATCATTTTGGACAGGCTTTTAGGCGACTGCAATTAA
- a CDS encoding phosphodiester glycosidase family protein gives MAFVAFLGEVRAKPPDVVVVDKDTDKPYPFDILKANTWQPVEKGLQFLRMSETVMRDRGEGENQKLPVTVDFDILKFDPAYFDFSVYGAVTDKTESKALLVWLQQYDLTAVINSSMYLTDGKTSIGYLRKNDVYNNNHIGKSLGAFFVSCPYEKYQGKIPSCSIIYDNDPDLDTYFSQTEKERTLENALKKYSVVVQNFKLVDLPDNQSEWKAQRRHSIAAVAQDEDNEILLMYASKPLTVQEFRTVLHKNGPLRIKRAMYAEGGAEASMAYRKKTVFLWQHEENIMLFLKGTVKLPNIIGIKRKQ, from the coding sequence TTGGCATTTGTTGCTTTTTTGGGAGAAGTGCGGGCGAAACCTCCCGATGTGGTTGTTGTTGATAAAGATACTGATAAGCCCTATCCTTTTGACATATTGAAAGCCAATACGTGGCAGCCCGTTGAAAAAGGCCTGCAATTCTTGAGAATGTCGGAAACCGTCATGAGGGATAGGGGAGAAGGGGAAAATCAGAAATTACCCGTAACTGTCGATTTTGATATTCTGAAATTCGACCCTGCATATTTTGATTTTTCCGTATACGGAGCCGTGACCGATAAGACGGAAAGCAAGGCTTTGCTTGTCTGGCTTCAGCAGTATGATTTAACGGCAGTCATTAATTCGTCCATGTATTTGACCGACGGAAAAACCAGTATCGGCTATTTGCGGAAAAATGACGTTTATAACAATAATCATATCGGAAAAAGTCTGGGAGCGTTTTTCGTTTCTTGCCCTTATGAAAAATATCAGGGAAAAATTCCTTCCTGTTCTATCATTTACGATAATGACCCGGATTTGGACACTTACTTTTCGCAAACGGAAAAAGAAAGGACCCTTGAAAATGCGCTGAAAAAATACAGCGTTGTGGTGCAGAATTTTAAACTCGTCGATTTGCCTGACAATCAAAGCGAATGGAAAGCGCAGCGGCGGCATTCCATTGCCGCTGTCGCTCAGGACGAGGATAATGAAATCCTATTGATGTATGCATCAAAACCTCTGACCGTTCAAGAATTTCGTACTGTACTGCATAAAAACGGTCCGTTAAGAATTAAAAGAGCCATGTATGCGGAAGGCGGTGCGGAGGCGAGCATGGCATACAGGAAAAAGACTGTTTTTTTATGGCAACATGAGGAAAACATTATGCTTTTTTTAAAAGGAACCGTAAAGCTTCCCAACATAATAGGCATAAAACGGAAACAATAA
- the purD gene encoding phosphoribosylamine--glycine ligase, with protein sequence MRILVIGSGGREHALAWKLNQSPLAEEIFVAPGNGGTQEHNVPVSDKDIDGLVKFVQEKKIDFVVPGPELPLTLGITDAMEAIGIPCFGPSKACAKLEGSKAFSKEVMVAAGIPTAAYGTFQDMEKAFAFIDKHEAPLVIKADGLAAGKGVIIAQSVQEAKDAAKSMLGDKKFGDAGNTIIIEEFLAGEELSLLCFCDGENALALPSAQDHKAIGEGDVGANTGGMGAYSPAPLAQDEELEKLADITVRPLLKEMAQRGTPFKGILYAGLMMTAKGVKVLEYNVRFGDPECQPLLMRMKSDILPVMQACVEGKLKEKNIALELYPQSALGVVFAAKGYPESYPKGMEITGIAAADALNDVKVFHAGTKAENGKTLSNGGRILCVAALGESLQEAKNKAYEAIGKIKMENSYYRRDIGDKGIKRLQNK encoded by the coding sequence TTGCGTATTTTAGTTATCGGTTCTGGCGGGCGTGAGCATGCTCTTGCATGGAAGCTCAATCAAAGTCCCCTTGCAGAGGAAATTTTTGTCGCTCCCGGAAACGGAGGAACCCAAGAACATAATGTGCCTGTTTCTGATAAGGATATTGACGGGCTCGTCAAATTCGTACAGGAAAAAAAGATTGATTTTGTTGTTCCCGGACCGGAGCTTCCTCTTACGCTCGGCATAACCGACGCCATGGAAGCTATCGGCATTCCTTGTTTCGGTCCGAGCAAAGCCTGCGCAAAGCTTGAAGGAAGCAAAGCGTTTTCAAAAGAAGTGATGGTTGCGGCGGGTATTCCGACAGCCGCTTACGGAACATTCCAAGATATGGAAAAAGCGTTCGCTTTTATCGATAAACACGAAGCTCCGCTCGTCATTAAAGCTGACGGCTTGGCAGCGGGAAAAGGCGTGATTATCGCCCAAAGCGTCCAAGAAGCAAAAGACGCCGCAAAATCCATGCTTGGCGATAAGAAATTCGGCGACGCCGGCAATACCATTATCATTGAAGAATTTTTAGCAGGCGAAGAGCTTTCCTTGCTCTGTTTTTGTGACGGAGAAAACGCCCTCGCTCTGCCCTCCGCCCAAGACCATAAAGCCATCGGTGAAGGCGATGTGGGAGCGAATACCGGCGGAATGGGCGCATACAGTCCCGCTCCTCTCGCACAGGATGAAGAACTTGAGAAATTGGCAGATATCACGGTCCGCCCCCTGCTTAAGGAAATGGCTCAACGCGGCACGCCATTCAAAGGCATTTTGTATGCAGGGCTTATGATGACAGCAAAGGGAGTGAAAGTTCTTGAGTACAATGTCCGTTTCGGCGACCCTGAATGCCAGCCTTTGCTCATGCGGATGAAAAGCGATATCCTTCCCGTTATGCAGGCGTGCGTTGAAGGAAAATTAAAAGAAAAAAACATTGCATTGGAACTCTATCCCCAATCCGCCCTCGGTGTTGTTTTCGCTGCAAAAGGATACCCGGAAAGCTATCCGAAAGGTATGGAAATAACAGGTATTGCCGCTGCCGATGCGTTGAATGACGTAAAAGTTTTCCATGCGGGCACAAAGGCGGAGAACGGAAAAACCCTTTCCAACGGCGGAAGAATACTTTGCGTTGCCGCACTTGGCGAAAGTTTGCAAGAAGCAAAAAATAAAGCTTATGAAGCAATTGGCAAAATAAAAATGGAAAATTCCTATTATCGCCGTGACATCGGAGATAAAGGCATTAAACGTTTACAAAACAAATAA